Proteins from a genomic interval of Musa acuminata AAA Group cultivar baxijiao chromosome BXJ1-9, Cavendish_Baxijiao_AAA, whole genome shotgun sequence:
- the LOC135593903 gene encoding probably inactive leucine-rich repeat receptor-like protein kinase At5g06940 isoform X2 yields MTPSPHSTTSLGSRRQLCLRPKEWEEETMASSSAAHQTLLLTLFLSFVSALSSSSETDLLLTFKSSMEDPTLALSDWSPNSTNHCNWTGITCSKTTSLVTSVDLHGLNLTGDISPSICQLPQLSDLNLANNFFNEAISLRLSECTRLVTLNLSNNLLWGTFPDQIVLLSSLSTLDLSRNRIEGQIPVRLGSLERLQVLNLGSNLFSGIIRPPVFRNLSELVLLDLSQNPSLASELPREIGGLAKLRWLKMQRSGLYGAIPESFIGLHELEVLDLSQNNLTGKIPLGFGLGFLKLTALDFSQNMLSGSFPADVCYGKSLKQLSLLDNSFTGPIPYSIEKCLSLERFQVQDNGFSGELPSGLWSLPELKLVRAENNQFSGEMPDLAGVLSHLEQVQIDNNSFTGRIPGGLGMIRTMYRFSASLNGFSGDLPADIFDSPVLSIINLSHNSLTGSIPELRNCRKLVSLSLADNSLTGNIPPSLGHLPVLTYIDISSNRLSGEIPPELQNLKLALFNVSFNQLSGSVPTSLVSDLPASFLQGNPDLCGPGLPNPCNGPLKRRNSKTIGLFWAAIVVSIAVGFTVLIVGLYVVCRMLRGKPRSGAWKSVFFYPLGITEEELLMALVEKNVIGEGAFGKVHVLQLPGGEFVAVKRLLNSSNLSFRIVKAEIKTMAKARHRNVAKLLGFCYSKGTILLIFEYLKKGSLGDALHKPGFSLEWSFRLKLAIGSAHGLLYLHKDYVSQILHRNMKSNNILIGDGFEPKITDFGLDRIIGETSYRSSVASELGSYCYMPPEYGCSKKPTEQMDIYSFGVVLLELVTGRPAEQPEVRESLDVVKFVRRKVNMTNGALQVLDPKISSSAQQEMLEVLELALRCTSILPEKRPAIVEVVRSLQSLEPIAHPPMFSSELPSAE; encoded by the exons ATGACTCCAAGTCCCCACTCCACTACAAGCCTTGGCAGCAGAAGACAACTCTGTCTCAGACCCAAAGAGTGGGAAGAAGAAACCATGGCTTCCTCCTCCGCAGCTCACCAAACTCTCCTCCTGActctctttctctcctttgtCAGTGCCCTCAGCTCTTCCTCTGAAACAGACCTCCTCCTCACCTTCAAGTCCTCCATGGAGGACCCTACCTTGGCTCTATCCGACTGGTCCCCGAACTCCACGAACCACTGCAACTGGACTGGCATCACTTGCTCCAAGACCACTTCTCTGGTCACCTCTGTGGATCTTCACGGCCTCAacctcaccggtgacatctctcctTCCATCTGCCAACTCCCTCAGCTCTCCGACCTCAACCTTGCCAACAACTTCTTCAACGAGGCCATCTCTCTCCGGCTCTCCGAGTGCACCAGACTGGTCACTCTCAATCTCAGCAACAATCTGCTTTGGGGAACATTTCCCGACCAAATAGTTCTGCTCTCCAGTCTATCTACGCTCGATCTCAGTAGGAACCGCATTGAAGGCCAAATACCCGTCCGCTTGGGTTCCTTGGAGCGGCTCCAAGTTCTCAACTTGGGAAGTAACTTGTTCTCAGGTATCATCCGTCCCCCTGTTTTCAGAAACTTGAGCGAGCTAGTCCTTCTTGACTTGTCGCAGAATCCATCTTTGGCATCTGAACTGCCTCGAGAAATTGGGGGGCTGGCTAAATTGAGATGGCTTAAGATGCAAAGATCTGGTCTTTATGGTGCGATTCCTGAATCCTTCATTGGTTTGCATGAGCTGGAGGTTTTAGACCTTTCCCAGAATAATTTGACAGGAAAAATCCCTTTGGGGTTCGGGTTGGGTTTTCTGAAGCTGACTGCTCTGGATTTCTCACAGAATATGCTTTCTGGATCATTTCCAGCTGATGTTTGCTACGGGAAATCTCTCAAACAACTCAGTCTTCTTGATAACTCCTTCACTGGTCCAATACCTTACAGCATTGAGAAATGCCTGAGCCTCGAGAGGTTTCAAGTGCAGGACAATGGCTTTTCTGGAGAACTTCCATCTGGTTTGTGGTCACTGCCAGAGTTGAAGCTTGTCCGAGCTGAAAACAACCAGTTCTCAGGTGAGATGCCCGATTTGGCTGGAGTTCTTTCTCATCTGGAGCAAGTTCAGATTGATAACAATAGCTTCACGGGGAGAATTCCTGGAGGTCTTGGAATGATTCGCACCATGTACAGGTTTTCAGCTTCGCTTAATGGTTTCTCCGGTGATCTCCCTGCTGATATTTTCGATTCACCGGTCTTGAGTATCATAAATTTGTCCCACAACTCGCTCACAGGGTCAATTCCAGAGCTCAGGAACTGCAGAAAGTTGGTCTCGTTATCCTTAGCAGACAATAGTTTGACCGGAAACATCCCACCTTCTCTTGGACACCTACCAGTGTTGACATACATTGACATTTCCAGCAATAGACTCAGCGGTGAGATCCCACCAGAGCTCCAAAACCTGAAACTTGCACTGTTCAATGTTTCCTTCAACCAGCTATCAGGaagtgttccaacttctctggttTCTGATCTTCCAGCTTCATTCTTACAGGGAAATCCCGATTTGTGTGGCCCTGGGTTGCCAAACCCATGCAATGGGCCACTAAAAAGACGAAACTCTAAGACCATTGGATTGTTCTGGGCGGCAATTGTGGTATCCATTGCTGTTGGTTTCACAGTCTTAATTGTGGGGCTTTATGTGGTGTGCAGGATGTTACGAGGAAAGCCCAGATCTGGAGCATGGAAATCGGTATTCTTTTACCCTCTCGGGATTACAGAAGAGGAGCTGCTAATGGCTTTAGTTGAGAAAAATGTGATTGGTGAAGGTGCTTTTGGCAAAGTTCACGTCCTTCAGCTACCTGGGGGAGAATTTGTTGCCGTTAAGAGGCTACTAAACTCCAGTAACTTGTCTTTCAGAATAGTGAAGGCTGAAATTAAGACAATGGCCAAGGCCAGGCATAGGAATGTCGCCAAGTTGTTGGGCTTTTGTTACTCCAAAGGCACAATTCTTCTTATTTTTGAGTACCTGAAAAAGGGTAGCTTAGGAGATGCCCTTCATAAACCAGGCTTTTCACTAGAGTGGAGTTTTCGCCTCAAACTGGCTATTGGATCCGCACATGGCTTACTGTACCTTCACAAAGATTATGTCTCACAGATACTTCACCGGAACATGAAATCTAATAATATCCTTATTGGTGATGGTTTTGAGCCAAAGATAACTGACTTTGGCCTTGATCGTATAATCGGGGAGACCTCATACAGGTCATCGGTAGCTTCTGAGTTGGGTAGCTATTGCTATATGCCTCCag AGTATGGCTGCAGTAAGAAACCAACAGAACAAATGGACATATACAGCTTCGGCGTGGTGTTACTGGAACTCGTTACTGGAAGGCCAGCTGAACAGCCGGAAGTTAGGGAGTCCCTCGATGTCGTCAAGTTTGTAAGAAGGAAGGTGAACATGACAAATGGAGCTCTCCAAGTATTAGATCCCAAGATCTCCAGTTCAGCACAGCAAGAGATGTTGGAGGTACTCGAACTTGCTCTTCGATGCACTTCTATATTGCCTGAGAAGCGACCAGCAATCGTCGAGGTTGTCCGATCCTTGCAGTCGCTTGAGCCAATCGCCCACCCTCCAATGTTTTCCAGTGAGTTGCCTTCTGCCGAATAA
- the LOC135593903 gene encoding probably inactive leucine-rich repeat receptor-like protein kinase At5g06940 isoform X1 codes for MQCCCSAEAASLHHQPRCNDNYKRVLISSPAQRMTPSPHSTTSLGSRRQLCLRPKEWEEETMASSSAAHQTLLLTLFLSFVSALSSSSETDLLLTFKSSMEDPTLALSDWSPNSTNHCNWTGITCSKTTSLVTSVDLHGLNLTGDISPSICQLPQLSDLNLANNFFNEAISLRLSECTRLVTLNLSNNLLWGTFPDQIVLLSSLSTLDLSRNRIEGQIPVRLGSLERLQVLNLGSNLFSGIIRPPVFRNLSELVLLDLSQNPSLASELPREIGGLAKLRWLKMQRSGLYGAIPESFIGLHELEVLDLSQNNLTGKIPLGFGLGFLKLTALDFSQNMLSGSFPADVCYGKSLKQLSLLDNSFTGPIPYSIEKCLSLERFQVQDNGFSGELPSGLWSLPELKLVRAENNQFSGEMPDLAGVLSHLEQVQIDNNSFTGRIPGGLGMIRTMYRFSASLNGFSGDLPADIFDSPVLSIINLSHNSLTGSIPELRNCRKLVSLSLADNSLTGNIPPSLGHLPVLTYIDISSNRLSGEIPPELQNLKLALFNVSFNQLSGSVPTSLVSDLPASFLQGNPDLCGPGLPNPCNGPLKRRNSKTIGLFWAAIVVSIAVGFTVLIVGLYVVCRMLRGKPRSGAWKSVFFYPLGITEEELLMALVEKNVIGEGAFGKVHVLQLPGGEFVAVKRLLNSSNLSFRIVKAEIKTMAKARHRNVAKLLGFCYSKGTILLIFEYLKKGSLGDALHKPGFSLEWSFRLKLAIGSAHGLLYLHKDYVSQILHRNMKSNNILIGDGFEPKITDFGLDRIIGETSYRSSVASELGSYCYMPPEYGCSKKPTEQMDIYSFGVVLLELVTGRPAEQPEVRESLDVVKFVRRKVNMTNGALQVLDPKISSSAQQEMLEVLELALRCTSILPEKRPAIVEVVRSLQSLEPIAHPPMFSSELPSAE; via the exons ATGCAGTGCTGTTGCAGTGCAGAGGCAGCATCACTGCATCATCAGCCTCGCTGCAACGACAACTACAAAAGGGTGTTGATCTCATCTCCAGCTCAAAGAATGACTCCAAGTCCCCACTCCACTACAAGCCTTGGCAGCAGAAGACAACTCTGTCTCAGACCCAAAGAGTGGGAAGAAGAAACCATGGCTTCCTCCTCCGCAGCTCACCAAACTCTCCTCCTGActctctttctctcctttgtCAGTGCCCTCAGCTCTTCCTCTGAAACAGACCTCCTCCTCACCTTCAAGTCCTCCATGGAGGACCCTACCTTGGCTCTATCCGACTGGTCCCCGAACTCCACGAACCACTGCAACTGGACTGGCATCACTTGCTCCAAGACCACTTCTCTGGTCACCTCTGTGGATCTTCACGGCCTCAacctcaccggtgacatctctcctTCCATCTGCCAACTCCCTCAGCTCTCCGACCTCAACCTTGCCAACAACTTCTTCAACGAGGCCATCTCTCTCCGGCTCTCCGAGTGCACCAGACTGGTCACTCTCAATCTCAGCAACAATCTGCTTTGGGGAACATTTCCCGACCAAATAGTTCTGCTCTCCAGTCTATCTACGCTCGATCTCAGTAGGAACCGCATTGAAGGCCAAATACCCGTCCGCTTGGGTTCCTTGGAGCGGCTCCAAGTTCTCAACTTGGGAAGTAACTTGTTCTCAGGTATCATCCGTCCCCCTGTTTTCAGAAACTTGAGCGAGCTAGTCCTTCTTGACTTGTCGCAGAATCCATCTTTGGCATCTGAACTGCCTCGAGAAATTGGGGGGCTGGCTAAATTGAGATGGCTTAAGATGCAAAGATCTGGTCTTTATGGTGCGATTCCTGAATCCTTCATTGGTTTGCATGAGCTGGAGGTTTTAGACCTTTCCCAGAATAATTTGACAGGAAAAATCCCTTTGGGGTTCGGGTTGGGTTTTCTGAAGCTGACTGCTCTGGATTTCTCACAGAATATGCTTTCTGGATCATTTCCAGCTGATGTTTGCTACGGGAAATCTCTCAAACAACTCAGTCTTCTTGATAACTCCTTCACTGGTCCAATACCTTACAGCATTGAGAAATGCCTGAGCCTCGAGAGGTTTCAAGTGCAGGACAATGGCTTTTCTGGAGAACTTCCATCTGGTTTGTGGTCACTGCCAGAGTTGAAGCTTGTCCGAGCTGAAAACAACCAGTTCTCAGGTGAGATGCCCGATTTGGCTGGAGTTCTTTCTCATCTGGAGCAAGTTCAGATTGATAACAATAGCTTCACGGGGAGAATTCCTGGAGGTCTTGGAATGATTCGCACCATGTACAGGTTTTCAGCTTCGCTTAATGGTTTCTCCGGTGATCTCCCTGCTGATATTTTCGATTCACCGGTCTTGAGTATCATAAATTTGTCCCACAACTCGCTCACAGGGTCAATTCCAGAGCTCAGGAACTGCAGAAAGTTGGTCTCGTTATCCTTAGCAGACAATAGTTTGACCGGAAACATCCCACCTTCTCTTGGACACCTACCAGTGTTGACATACATTGACATTTCCAGCAATAGACTCAGCGGTGAGATCCCACCAGAGCTCCAAAACCTGAAACTTGCACTGTTCAATGTTTCCTTCAACCAGCTATCAGGaagtgttccaacttctctggttTCTGATCTTCCAGCTTCATTCTTACAGGGAAATCCCGATTTGTGTGGCCCTGGGTTGCCAAACCCATGCAATGGGCCACTAAAAAGACGAAACTCTAAGACCATTGGATTGTTCTGGGCGGCAATTGTGGTATCCATTGCTGTTGGTTTCACAGTCTTAATTGTGGGGCTTTATGTGGTGTGCAGGATGTTACGAGGAAAGCCCAGATCTGGAGCATGGAAATCGGTATTCTTTTACCCTCTCGGGATTACAGAAGAGGAGCTGCTAATGGCTTTAGTTGAGAAAAATGTGATTGGTGAAGGTGCTTTTGGCAAAGTTCACGTCCTTCAGCTACCTGGGGGAGAATTTGTTGCCGTTAAGAGGCTACTAAACTCCAGTAACTTGTCTTTCAGAATAGTGAAGGCTGAAATTAAGACAATGGCCAAGGCCAGGCATAGGAATGTCGCCAAGTTGTTGGGCTTTTGTTACTCCAAAGGCACAATTCTTCTTATTTTTGAGTACCTGAAAAAGGGTAGCTTAGGAGATGCCCTTCATAAACCAGGCTTTTCACTAGAGTGGAGTTTTCGCCTCAAACTGGCTATTGGATCCGCACATGGCTTACTGTACCTTCACAAAGATTATGTCTCACAGATACTTCACCGGAACATGAAATCTAATAATATCCTTATTGGTGATGGTTTTGAGCCAAAGATAACTGACTTTGGCCTTGATCGTATAATCGGGGAGACCTCATACAGGTCATCGGTAGCTTCTGAGTTGGGTAGCTATTGCTATATGCCTCCag AGTATGGCTGCAGTAAGAAACCAACAGAACAAATGGACATATACAGCTTCGGCGTGGTGTTACTGGAACTCGTTACTGGAAGGCCAGCTGAACAGCCGGAAGTTAGGGAGTCCCTCGATGTCGTCAAGTTTGTAAGAAGGAAGGTGAACATGACAAATGGAGCTCTCCAAGTATTAGATCCCAAGATCTCCAGTTCAGCACAGCAAGAGATGTTGGAGGTACTCGAACTTGCTCTTCGATGCACTTCTATATTGCCTGAGAAGCGACCAGCAATCGTCGAGGTTGTCCGATCCTTGCAGTCGCTTGAGCCAATCGCCCACCCTCCAATGTTTTCCAGTGAGTTGCCTTCTGCCGAATAA